Proteins from a genomic interval of Pseudomonas sp. RC10:
- the zipA gene encoding cell division protein ZipA, producing MEIGLREWLIVIGIIVIAGILFDGWRRMRGGKGKLKFRLDRSFSNLPDDEEGSSAEVLGPARVLESQKEPQLDEHDLPTMSAARERPERESKRGKRKDEPQQGDLNLDTDGPSLFSARDDDFPDDKAPQRITEDKDLAPVEEVLVISVISRDESGFKGPALLQNILESGLRFGEMDIFHRHESMAGNGEVLFSMANAVKPGVFDLDDIDHFSTRAVSFFLGLPGPRHPKQAFDVMVAAARKLAHELNGELKDDQRSVMTAQTIEHYRQRIVEFERRALTQRR from the coding sequence ATGGAAATCGGTCTGCGAGAGTGGCTGATCGTCATCGGCATTATTGTCATTGCCGGTATTCTTTTTGACGGCTGGCGCCGGATGCGCGGCGGCAAAGGCAAGTTGAAATTCAGGCTGGACCGCAGCTTTTCCAACCTGCCGGACGACGAAGAAGGCTCGTCCGCCGAGGTGCTGGGCCCTGCGCGTGTCCTCGAATCCCAGAAAGAACCCCAGCTCGACGAGCACGACCTGCCCACCATGAGCGCGGCCCGCGAGCGCCCGGAGCGCGAAAGCAAACGCGGCAAGCGCAAAGACGAGCCGCAGCAGGGTGACCTTAACCTCGACACCGACGGCCCGAGCCTGTTCAGCGCCCGTGATGACGATTTCCCGGACGACAAGGCGCCACAGCGCATCACCGAAGACAAGGACCTGGCCCCGGTCGAAGAAGTGCTGGTGATCAGCGTGATTTCCCGCGACGAAAGCGGCTTCAAAGGCCCGGCGTTGCTGCAGAACATTCTGGAAAGCGGCCTGCGCTTCGGCGAGATGGACATTTTCCACCGTCACGAAAGCATGGCGGGCAATGGCGAAGTCCTCTTCTCCATGGCCAATGCGGTCAAGCCGGGCGTGTTCGACCTGGACGATATCGACCATTTCAGCACCCGCGCCGTGAGCTTCTTCCTCGGTTTGCCAGGCCCGCGTCACCCGAAGCAGGCGTTCGACGTGATGGTGGCGGCAGCCCGCAAGCTGGCCCACGAGCTGAACGGCGAGTTGAAAGACGATCAGCGCAGCGTCATGACCGCGCAGACCATCGAACACTACCGCCAGCGCATCGTCGAATTCGAGCGCCGCGCGCTGACTCAGCGTCGTTGA
- the smc gene encoding chromosome segregation protein SMC has protein sequence MRLKCIRLAGFKSFVDPTTVNFPSNMAAVVGPNGCGKSNIIDAVRWVMGESSAKNLRGESMTDVIFNGSTSRKPVSQASIELVFDNSDSTLVGEYAAYAEISIRRKVTRDSQNTYYLNGTKCRRRDITDIFLGTGLGPRSYSIIEQGMISKLIEAKPEDLRNFIEEAAGISKYKERRRETENRIRRTHENLARLTDLRDELERQLERLHRQAQAAEKYQEYKAEERQLKAQLSALRWQALNEQVAQRESVIGSQEVGFEALVADQRSADAAIERLRDGHHDLSERFNLVQGRFYSVGGDIARNEQSIQHGQQRLRQLQDDLREAERARQETESHLGHDRTLLATLGEELEMLEPEQEMTLAAAEESAAALEEAEAAMHSWQEKWDAFNLSSAEPRRQAEVQQSRIQQLETSMERLAERQRRLGEERQLLAADPEDAAILDLSEDLAAREMASEELLAEEEQLIERLEHLRVELQRATQSQQQAQGELQRLNGRIASLEALQQAALDPGTGTAEWLRDHQLSERPRLAEGLRVDAGWELAVETVLGADLHAVLVDDFAGLDLAGFSQGDLRLVSPSKDITRIPGSLLDKVESRVDLTPWLGQVKPVETLDDALSMRGQLSAGQSLISRDGYWVGRDFLRVRRASEAESGVLARGQELQRLEAERDEREATLAALEDQLLTQREQQRVQEDSREQLRRRLQDETRQQSELKAQLSAAKAKVEQLTLRRTRLDEELTELGEQRAIEQESLGESRLQLQDALDSMALDTEQRELLLAQRDSLRERLDRVRQEARQHKDHGNQLAVRLSSLRAQHDSTRQALERLEMQSERLTEKREQLNLGLEEGEAPLEELRLKLDELLEKRMVVDDEMRIAKNALEDTDRELREAEKRRTQAEQQSQLLRGQLEQQRLEWQSLTVRRKTLQEQLQEDGYDLNGVLATLTPEANEKEAEDELERIAARIQRLGAINLAAIDEYQQQSERKRYLDAQDADLVEALDTLENVIRKIDKETRNRFKETFDQINSGIQALFPKVFGGGSAYLELTGEDLLDTGVTIMARPPGKKNSTIHLLSGGEKALTALALVFAIFKLNPAPFCMLDEVDAPLDDANVGRYARLVKEMSQTVQFIYITHNKIAMEMADQLMGVTMHEPGCSRLVAVDVEEAMALVDA, from the coding sequence ATGCGCCTCAAATGCATCAGGCTGGCCGGGTTCAAATCGTTCGTCGACCCGACGACGGTGAACTTCCCCAGCAACATGGCGGCCGTGGTCGGCCCCAATGGATGCGGCAAATCCAACATCATCGACGCGGTGCGCTGGGTCATGGGCGAAAGCTCGGCCAAGAACCTGCGCGGCGAGTCGATGACCGACGTCATCTTCAACGGCTCCACCAGCCGCAAACCGGTGAGCCAGGCGAGCATCGAGCTGGTCTTCGACAACTCCGACAGCACCCTGGTGGGCGAATACGCCGCCTACGCGGAAATCTCCATTCGCCGCAAGGTCACCCGCGACAGCCAAAACACCTATTACCTGAACGGCACCAAATGCCGTCGTCGCGACATCACCGACATCTTCCTCGGCACCGGCCTGGGGCCGCGCAGCTACTCGATCATCGAGCAGGGCATGATCTCCAAGCTGATCGAAGCCAAGCCTGAGGACCTGCGCAATTTCATCGAGGAAGCGGCGGGCATCTCCAAGTACAAGGAGCGCCGTCGCGAGACCGAGAACCGCATCCGCCGCACCCACGAAAACCTCGCGCGCCTGACCGACTTGCGCGACGAGCTTGAACGCCAGCTTGAGCGTCTGCACCGCCAGGCTCAGGCCGCCGAGAAGTATCAGGAATACAAGGCCGAAGAACGCCAGTTGAAGGCGCAACTGTCAGCCTTGCGCTGGCAGGCCCTGAACGAACAAGTGGCGCAGCGCGAGTCCGTCATCGGCAGCCAGGAAGTCGGTTTCGAGGCATTGGTGGCCGATCAACGCAGCGCCGATGCCGCCATCGAGCGCCTGCGGGACGGGCATCACGACCTGTCCGAGCGCTTCAATCTGGTGCAGGGCCGCTTCTATTCGGTGGGCGGCGACATTGCTCGCAACGAACAGAGCATCCAGCACGGCCAGCAGCGTTTGCGGCAGTTGCAGGACGACCTGCGCGAAGCCGAGCGCGCGCGGCAGGAAACCGAATCCCACCTGGGCCACGACCGCACCTTGCTCGCGACCCTTGGCGAAGAGCTGGAAATGCTCGAACCCGAGCAGGAGATGACCCTCGCCGCCGCCGAAGAATCCGCCGCCGCGCTGGAAGAAGCCGAAGCCGCGATGCACAGCTGGCAGGAGAAGTGGGACGCCTTCAACCTGAGCTCCGCCGAACCGCGCCGTCAGGCCGAGGTTCAGCAATCGCGCATCCAGCAGCTGGAAACCAGCATGGAGCGGCTGGCCGAGCGTCAGCGTCGCCTCGGTGAAGAACGCCAATTGCTGGCGGCCGATCCGGAAGACGCGGCGATCCTCGACCTGAGCGAAGACCTCGCCGCCCGCGAGATGGCCTCCGAAGAACTGCTGGCCGAAGAAGAGCAGCTCATCGAGCGCCTTGAGCACCTGCGCGTCGAACTGCAACGGGCCACCCAGTCCCAGCAACAGGCGCAGGGTGAACTGCAACGCCTCAACGGCCGAATCGCGTCGCTGGAAGCGTTGCAACAGGCGGCGCTTGATCCCGGAACGGGCACCGCCGAATGGCTGCGCGATCATCAGTTGAGCGAGCGTCCGCGCCTGGCTGAAGGCCTGCGCGTGGACGCGGGTTGGGAGCTGGCGGTGGAAACCGTGCTCGGCGCTGACCTGCACGCGGTGTTGGTCGATGACTTCGCGGGCCTCGATTTGGCCGGTTTCAGCCAGGGCGACCTGCGCCTGGTCAGCCCTTCGAAAGACATCACGCGCATTCCCGGCAGCCTGCTGGACAAGGTCGAATCCCGCGTCGATCTGACCCCGTGGCTGGGTCAGGTGAAACCGGTGGAGACCCTCGATGACGCGCTGTCGATGCGCGGGCAACTGAGCGCAGGTCAGAGCCTGATCAGTCGCGATGGCTATTGGGTCGGGCGCGATTTTCTGCGGGTCCGTCGCGCCAGCGAAGCCGAGAGCGGCGTGCTGGCGCGTGGGCAAGAACTGCAGCGCCTTGAAGCCGAGCGCGACGAGCGGGAAGCGACCCTCGCCGCGCTGGAAGACCAACTGCTGACTCAGCGCGAGCAACAACGGGTGCAGGAAGACAGCCGCGAGCAACTGCGCCGTCGCCTGCAAGACGAAACCCGTCAGCAAAGCGAACTCAAGGCTCAACTGTCGGCGGCCAAGGCCAAGGTCGAGCAGTTGACCCTGCGCCGCACCCGTCTCGACGAAGAACTGACCGAACTGGGCGAGCAGCGCGCCATCGAGCAGGAAAGCCTCGGTGAATCCCGGCTGCAATTGCAGGACGCCCTCGACAGCATGGCGCTGGACACCGAACAGCGTGAGCTGCTGCTGGCCCAGCGCGACAGCCTGCGCGAGCGGTTGGACCGGGTGCGTCAGGAAGCCCGTCAGCACAAGGACCACGGCAACCAGTTGGCCGTGCGCTTGAGTTCGTTGCGGGCACAGCACGACTCGACCCGTCAGGCGCTGGAGCGGCTGGAGATGCAGTCTGAACGCCTGACCGAAAAGCGCGAACAGCTGAACCTCGGGCTGGAGGAGGGCGAAGCACCGCTGGAAGAATTGCGCCTCAAACTCGACGAATTGCTGGAAAAACGCATGGTCGTCGACGACGAAATGCGCATCGCCAAAAACGCCCTGGAAGACACCGACCGCGAACTGCGCGAAGCGGAGAAACGCCGGACCCAGGCTGAACAACAATCCCAACTCCTGCGCGGGCAACTGGAGCAGCAGCGGCTTGAATGGCAGTCCCTGACCGTGCGCCGCAAAACCTTGCAGGAGCAATTGCAGGAAGACGGCTACGATTTAAATGGTGTACTGGCGACCCTGACGCCCGAGGCCAACGAGAAGGAAGCCGAAGATGAGCTGGAGCGCATTGCGGCCCGGATTCAGCGTCTCGGCGCGATCAACCTCGCGGCCATCGACGAATACCAGCAGCAGTCCGAGCGCAAGCGTTATCTGGACGCGCAGGACGCCGACCTCGTCGAAGCGCTGGACACCCTGGAAAACGTGATCCGCAAGATCGACAAAGAAACGCGCAATCGCTTCAAAGAGACCTTTGATCAGATAAACAGCGGAATTCAGGCACTTTTTCCAAAAGTTTTCGGTGGCGGCAGCGCTTACTTGGAACTGACGGGCGAAGATTTACTCGATACAGGGGTGACGATCATGGCGCGTCCTCCGGGCAAGAAAAACAGCACGATCCATTTGCTGTCCGGCGGCGAAAAAGCCCTGACCGCACTGGCGCTGGTTTTCGCCATTTTCAAACTCAACCCGGCGCCGTTCTGCATGCTCGACGAAGTCGACGCACCACTGGACGACGCCAACGTGGGCCGCTATGCCCGACTGGTCAAGGAGATGTCGCAAACCGTGCAGTTCATCTACATCACCCACAACAAGATCGCCATGGAAATGGCCGATCAACTGATGGGCGTCACCATGCATGAGCCGGGGTGTTCGCGCCTCGTGGCAGTGGACGTTGAGGAGGCGATGGCGCTGGTGGATGCGTAG
- the xdhA gene encoding xanthine dehydrogenase small subunit, which yields MIQFLLNQTLKTEHALDPNMTVLNYLREHLHKSGTKEGCASGDCGACTVVVGELTTDDDGQEHLSYRSLNSCLTFVASLHGKQLISVEDLKHQGELHSVQKAMVECHGSQCGFCTPGFVMSLFALQKNSTTASSPPQRHAQAHEALAGNLCRCTGYRPILAAAEQACGQQRQPDQFDALKAQTIARLKAIKPAETAELNSGDKRCLVPLTVADLADLYDSYPQARLLAGGTDLALEVTQFHRALPVMIYVGNVADMKKIEHFDDRLEIGAATALTDCYEALSSEYPDFGELLHRFASLQIRNQGTLGGNIGNASPIGDSPPLLIALGASIVLRKGEKTRTLALEDYFIDYRVTARQESEFIEKIIVPKANAKQAFRAYKVSKRLDDDISAVCAAFRVQVENGAIVDARAAFGGMAAIPKRAANCEKALIGQPWTSATVERACAALAQDFTPLSDFRATKEYRLLSAQNLLRKYFIELQTPHIETRVTDYV from the coding sequence GTGATCCAGTTTCTACTGAACCAGACGTTGAAAACCGAACATGCGTTGGACCCCAACATGACGGTGCTCAACTACCTGCGCGAGCATTTGCACAAGTCCGGCACCAAGGAAGGCTGCGCCAGCGGCGACTGTGGCGCCTGCACCGTGGTGGTGGGCGAATTGACCACCGACGATGATGGCCAGGAGCACCTGAGCTATCGCAGCCTGAATTCCTGCCTGACCTTCGTGGCGTCGCTGCACGGCAAACAGCTGATCAGCGTCGAAGACCTCAAACACCAGGGCGAGCTGCACAGCGTGCAAAAGGCCATGGTCGAGTGCCATGGCTCGCAATGCGGGTTCTGCACGCCGGGCTTCGTGATGTCGCTGTTCGCCTTGCAGAAAAACAGCACTACTGCCAGCTCACCCCCTCAACGGCATGCTCAGGCCCACGAAGCCCTCGCTGGCAACCTCTGCCGCTGCACCGGTTACCGCCCGATTCTCGCCGCCGCCGAACAGGCCTGCGGCCAACAACGCCAACCCGATCAGTTCGATGCCTTGAAGGCGCAGACCATCGCGCGCCTGAAAGCCATCAAGCCGGCGGAAACCGCCGAGCTGAACAGCGGCGACAAACGCTGCCTCGTTCCGCTGACCGTCGCCGATCTGGCCGATCTCTACGATTCTTATCCCCAGGCGCGCCTGCTGGCGGGGGGCACCGATCTGGCACTGGAAGTCACCCAGTTCCATCGCGCCCTGCCGGTAATGATTTACGTCGGCAACGTCGCCGACATGAAGAAGATCGAACACTTCGACGACCGCCTCGAAATCGGCGCTGCCACGGCGCTCACCGATTGTTACGAAGCGTTGAGCAGCGAATACCCAGACTTCGGCGAATTGCTGCACCGTTTTGCGTCGCTGCAGATCCGCAATCAGGGCACGCTGGGCGGCAACATCGGCAATGCCTCACCGATTGGCGACTCACCGCCCCTGCTGATCGCGCTCGGCGCCAGCATCGTCCTGCGCAAAGGCGAGAAGACTCGCACGCTGGCGCTGGAGGATTACTTCATCGACTACCGTGTCACTGCACGTCAGGAAAGCGAGTTCATCGAAAAGATCATCGTGCCGAAAGCCAACGCCAAACAGGCCTTCCGCGCCTACAAGGTTTCGAAGCGTCTGGACGACGACATTTCGGCGGTCTGCGCAGCGTTCCGCGTGCAGGTGGAAAACGGCGCGATCGTCGATGCCCGTGCGGCGTTTGGCGGCATGGCGGCGATCCCGAAACGTGCTGCGAACTGTGAAAAGGCCCTGATCGGCCAGCCCTGGACCTCGGCCACGGTCGAGCGCGCCTGTGCCGCGCTGGCGCAGGATTTCACCCCGCTGTCGGACTTCCGCGCCACCAAGGAATACCGCCTGCTGAGCGCGCAGAACCTGCTGCGTAAATACTTCATCGAGCTGCAAACGCCGCACATCGAGACACGGGTGACCGACTATGTCTAA
- a CDS encoding GntR family transcriptional regulator yields MTFKAPDSLAEQIAHHLAERIIRGELKPGERIQEQKVTQALNVSRGSVREALLILERRHLIAILPRRGAQVTVLTAHNIQSLCALMSELYILLGLAVAKSWTEQLDLAPFLQIQQRLIASCERGDVKNFVEDSFNVMRAAYPFANNPYLQETVENFQPSMSRFYYLALDQRQAEMSEYLTLFGQLLEAVVARDLTCIREVLTAYAERSCQSILSALAAS; encoded by the coding sequence ATGACGTTCAAGGCACCGGACAGCCTCGCTGAGCAGATTGCTCATCACCTTGCCGAGCGGATCATTCGTGGCGAGCTCAAGCCTGGGGAGCGGATTCAGGAGCAGAAGGTCACGCAGGCCCTCAACGTCAGCCGCGGTTCGGTCCGCGAAGCACTGTTGATCCTCGAACGCCGCCACCTGATCGCCATCCTGCCGCGCCGGGGTGCGCAGGTGACGGTGCTCACTGCGCACAACATTCAGAGCCTCTGCGCGTTGATGAGCGAGCTGTACATCTTGCTCGGCCTCGCGGTGGCCAAAAGCTGGACCGAACAACTCGATCTGGCGCCTTTCCTGCAAATCCAGCAACGGCTGATCGCCAGCTGCGAGCGGGGCGACGTGAAGAACTTCGTCGAGGACAGCTTCAATGTGATGCGCGCCGCGTACCCGTTCGCCAACAACCCGTACCTGCAAGAGACCGTCGAGAACTTTCAGCCGTCCATGAGCCGCTTTTATTACCTGGCGCTTGATCAGCGTCAGGCCGAGATGAGCGAATACCTGACGCTATTTGGCCAGTTGCTCGAAGCAGTGGTCGCCCGTGATCTGACGTGCATCCGCGAGGTGCTGACTGCCTACGCCGAGCGCAGTTGCCAATCCATTCTTTCTGCCTTGGCGGCCAGCTAA
- the ligA gene encoding NAD-dependent DNA ligase LigA — protein sequence MNAAEQRILELRAELDLHNYRYHVLDEPSIPDVEYDRLFHELKALEAENPHLVTPDSPTQRVGSAALSAFTQVRHEIPMLSLGNAFEETDLREFDRRVNEGLDLPVGDLFGAGAKVEYSCEPKLDGLAVSLLYQNGALVRGATRGDGTTGEDISVNVRTVRNIPLKLHGKGWPETLEVRGEVFMSKAGFERLNASQLEVGGKTFANPRNAAAGSLRQLDSKITANRPLEFCCYGIGQVSHDIADSHIGNLKQLKEWGMPISRELKVADGIEDCLTYYHDIGERRLSLPYEIDGVVFKVNSIASQRELGFRAREPRWAIAHKFPAMEELTELLDVEFQVGRTGAVTPVARLKPVKVAGVTVANATLHNMDEVARLGLMIGDTVIIRRAGDVIPQVVQVVLERRPDDARQVEIPQTCPVCGSQVERTQLIKRSKGKETVSEGAVYRCVGRLACGAQLKQAIIHYVSRRAMDIEGLGDKTIEQLVDEKLIGSPADLYKLEYDQIIDLEGFADISGKKLLKAIDDSKKPTLARFIYALGIPDVGEETAKVLARSLGSLEKVKVALPEVLTYLPDIGLEVAHEIHSFFEDDHNQNVIGALLGECKMQLQDVGELGAEFAASATLGGMLDKLNIPSIGPGGAQKLADKFGTLEGVVKADWLDMRQTLPEKQAQSVRAFFDVAENADRALQIEQQLKDFGMHWQSEKKVVEGLPLTGQTWVLTGSLELMSRDVAKEKLESLGAKVSGSVSAKTHTVVAGPGAGSKLTKANELGLKVLDEEAFVAFLKKHGISVD from the coding sequence ATGAACGCCGCCGAACAACGCATCCTTGAACTGCGCGCAGAGCTGGATCTTCACAACTACCGCTACCACGTCCTCGACGAGCCGAGCATTCCGGACGTCGAATACGATCGCCTGTTCCACGAACTCAAGGCGCTGGAGGCGGAAAACCCGCACCTGGTGACCCCGGATTCGCCGACTCAGCGCGTCGGCAGTGCGGCGTTGTCGGCGTTCACCCAGGTGCGTCACGAAATCCCGATGCTCAGCCTCGGCAACGCCTTCGAAGAAACCGACCTGCGCGAGTTCGACCGTCGTGTGAACGAAGGCCTCGACCTGCCGGTGGGCGACCTGTTCGGCGCAGGGGCCAAGGTTGAATACAGCTGCGAGCCGAAGCTCGACGGCCTCGCCGTGAGCCTGCTCTACCAGAACGGCGCGCTGGTGCGCGGCGCCACCCGTGGCGATGGCACCACTGGCGAAGACATCAGCGTCAACGTGCGCACCGTGCGCAACATCCCGCTCAAGCTGCACGGCAAAGGCTGGCCGGAAACGCTGGAAGTGCGCGGCGAAGTGTTCATGTCCAAGGCAGGCTTCGAACGCCTCAACGCCAGCCAGCTGGAAGTCGGCGGCAAGACCTTCGCCAACCCGCGCAACGCGGCGGCGGGCAGCCTGCGTCAACTGGACTCGAAGATCACCGCCAACCGCCCGCTGGAGTTCTGCTGCTACGGCATCGGCCAGGTGTCCCACGACATCGCCGACAGCCACATTGGCAACTTGAAACAGCTGAAAGAGTGGGGCATGCCCATCAGCCGCGAGCTGAAAGTGGCGGACGGCATTGAAGACTGCCTGACCTATTACCACGATATCGGCGAGCGTCGCCTGTCGCTGCCGTATGAAATCGACGGCGTGGTGTTCAAGGTCAACAGCATCGCCTCCCAGCGTGAACTGGGCTTCCGCGCCCGCGAACCGCGCTGGGCCATCGCGCACAAATTCCCGGCCATGGAAGAGCTCACCGAATTGCTCGACGTGGAATTTCAGGTGGGCCGCACCGGCGCTGTGACGCCCGTTGCGCGTTTGAAGCCCGTGAAGGTTGCAGGCGTGACCGTCGCCAACGCCACCCTGCACAACATGGACGAAGTGGCGCGTTTGGGCCTGATGATCGGCGACACCGTGATCATCCGCCGTGCCGGTGATGTGATCCCGCAAGTGGTGCAGGTGGTGCTGGAACGCCGCCCTGACGATGCGCGTCAGGTCGAGATTCCGCAGACCTGCCCGGTGTGCGGTTCGCAGGTCGAGCGCACGCAACTGATCAAGCGCAGCAAGGGCAAGGAAACCGTCAGCGAAGGCGCGGTGTACCGCTGCGTCGGCCGTCTGGCCTGTGGCGCGCAGCTCAAGCAGGCGATCATCCATTACGTGTCCCGCCGGGCGATGGACATCGAAGGCCTGGGCGACAAGACCATCGAGCAACTGGTGGACGAGAAACTCATCGGCTCGCCCGCTGACCTCTACAAGCTCGAATACGATCAGATCATCGACCTGGAGGGCTTCGCTGACATCTCCGGCAAGAAGTTGCTCAAAGCCATCGACGACAGCAAAAAGCCGACGCTGGCGCGCTTCATCTATGCGCTGGGCATTCCCGACGTGGGCGAGGAAACGGCCAAGGTGCTGGCGCGCTCGCTGGGGTCCCTGGAGAAGGTCAAGGTCGCGCTGCCGGAAGTGCTGACGTACCTGCCGGACATCGGCCTGGAAGTGGCCCACGAAATTCACAGTTTCTTCGAAGACGACCACAACCAGAACGTCATTGGCGCGTTGCTGGGCGAGTGCAAGATGCAATTGCAGGACGTCGGCGAGCTGGGCGCGGAGTTTGCGGCCAGCGCGACGTTGGGCGGCATGCTCGACAAGCTGAACATCCCGTCGATTGGACCGGGCGGTGCGCAGAAGCTGGCCGACAAGTTCGGCACGCTGGAAGGCGTGGTCAAGGCCGACTGGCTGGACATGCGCCAGACCTTGCCGGAAAAGCAGGCGCAATCTGTCAGAGCCTTCTTCGATGTGGCCGAGAACGCGGACCGCGCCCTCCAGATCGAGCAACAGCTCAAAGACTTCGGCATGCACTGGCAAAGCGAGAAGAAGGTCGTCGAAGGCCTGCCGCTGACCGGCCAGACCTGGGTGCTGACCGGCTCACTGGAACTGATGAGCCGCGACGTCGCCAAGGAAAAACTCGAAAGCCTGGGCGCCAAAGTGTCCGGGTCGGTTTCCGCCAAAACCCATACCGTCGTGGCCGGGCCGGGAGCGGGTTCGAAACTGACCAAGGCCAACGAACTGGGGTTGAAGGTCTTGGACGAAGAGGCGTTTGTGGCATTTCTCAAGAAGCACGGCATTTCGGTGGATTGA